The genomic region CGATCTGGGGCGTTACCTGACCCTGGAGTCGCTCAAGGCCAACCGGCAGGCGCTCCTCCAGTACTACGCGGCGCACCGGGCTGCCACGGTCGCCGGCTTCATGGCCCTTTACATCCTGCAGACGGCGCTCTCGCTTCCCGGCGCAGCCATCTTGTCGCTGGCGGCAGGCGCCATCTTCGGCTCCCTGGCCGGGACCTGCTACGCCGTCATCGCCGCCACCGTTGGAGCGACGCTCGCTTTCGTGGTGACCCGCTACCTGCTGCGCGACCTCGTGCTCGGCAAGTTCGGACCGAAACTGGAGGGGCTGAACCGGGAGCTGGAAGCACGCGGTTTCAACTACCTGCTCTTTCTTAGGCTGGTGCCGCTGTTCCCGTTCTTCCTGATCAACCTCGCCGCCGGGCTCACTCGCCTCCCCTTGCGCGTCTTCGTCCCGGGGACGCTGATCGGGATCATCCCCGGAGGGTTCGTCTTCGTCAACGCAGGGGCGAGCCTTGCCACCATCGATTCCCTCTCCGACGTCGCCTCTCCCCGGGTGCTAGGCTCCTTTGCCCTTTTGGGACTCTTCGCCCTGGTGCCGGTCATCTACAGTAAGGTGAAAAAGAAAACCGGCTAGCAGTTCTCACTGAATTCCTTGAAACCTGGGTTCCCTCTCCCTGTGGGAGAGGGACAGGGTGATGGTCGATGATCC from Citrifermentans bremense harbors:
- a CDS encoding TVP38/TMEM64 family protein, translating into MNLKKILLLAVAVICVFLFFYLDLGRYLTLESLKANRQALLQYYAAHRAATVAGFMALYILQTALSLPGAAILSLAAGAIFGSLAGTCYAVIAATVGATLAFVVTRYLLRDLVLGKFGPKLEGLNRELEARGFNYLLFLRLVPLFPFFLINLAAGLTRLPLRVFVPGTLIGIIPGGFVFVNAGASLATIDSLSDVASPRVLGSFALLGLFALVPVIYSKVKKKTG